GGCGGCAACAAGCAGCTCAACCGGATCATCGCCGACAACCAGTTCGGCCTGGGTGACTTCAAGCTGATCGAGTCCAGCGAGGCGGCAATGCGCACCGCGGTGGCCCGTGCCATCAAAAGAGAGGAGGCCATCGTCTTCCTCGCCTGGTCCCCACACCCGATGAACCTGCAGTTCGACATGACCTACCTGTCGGGCGGCGACGACTACTTCGGCCCCAACTACGGTGCCGCCGAGGTCTACACCATCACCGCCACCGACTACGACGAACGTTGCCCGAACGCCGCCAAACTGGTGGCGAACCTGACCTATACCACGGACATGGAAGCCGCGCTGATGGACCGGATCATGGCCCGTGAAGAACCGGTCGCCGTGGCCAGGGACTGGATCAAGAGCAACCCGCAATGGCTCGACACCTGGCTGGCCGACGTCACCACCCTGGATGGCCAGAACGGCCTGGATGCGGTGAAAGTCCACCTGGGTCTCTGAGCCCTGATCTGGTCTCGGGCACTTCCCCCCGAGACCAGAACTGTCCGCACCACCTCGAACAAACGTCGCCCTGCAAAAGCCCACCTCAAACGCTCGGCGCCGGCCCGCCCCGGGCCTCACAGCTTCCCGTGTAGCGCCTTCTCGAACAACTGGCCGTACTGACTTGCGGTGAAGGAAATCGGGTTGGTGCCGGCCGACGGATCGACCTCGGCCATCTTCCCGACCTGCTCGATACGCGCCTCATCGATGCCGATCTCGCCCAGGCTGTGGGGAATGCCCAGCTCGCTGCGCAGCTCCAGCACCCAGTCGAGCACCCCGTCGAAACCCTGCTTGGCCAAGCCCAGGTAGCGAGCGAGCCGGTACATCTGCGGACCGATGCTGCCCTGGTTCGCCTGCAGCACGTAGGGCATCAGCACCGCATTGAGCAGGCCATGGTGGGCGTCGTACAGGGCGCCGAGCGGATGGGCCAGGGCGTGCATCGCGCCGAGGCCGCGCTGGAAGGCGGTGGCGCCCATGCTCGAGGCCACCAGCATCTGCAGCCGCGCCTCGATATCCGCGCCGTGGCTAACTGCGCGCGGCAGGTAGTGCTGGACCAGGCGCATGCCCTCCAGGGCGATGCCCTCGGCCATGGGGTGGAACAGCGGCGAGCAGTAGGCCTCCAGGTTATGGGACAGGGCATCCATGCCGGTGGCCGCGGTGATCTTGGCCGGCAGGCCGATGGTCAGTTGCGGATCGAGTATGACCAGCGCCGGGAGCATGCGGGCGTGGAAGATGATGCGCTTTATATGCGCACTGTCGTCGGTGATCACCGAGGCGCGGCCGACCTCCGAGCCGGTGCCGGCGGTGGTCGGCACCGCCACCACCGGCGCCATGCCGGCCACCTTGACCCGCTGGTAGTTGTCGCCGATATCCTCGAAGTCCCACAGCGGGCGGTCCTGGCCGACCATCAGGGCGATGGCCTTGCCGGCGTCCAGCGCCGAGCCGCCGCCGAAGGCGATGACGCCGTCGTGGCCACCGGCCTTGAAGGCCGCCACGCCGTCCATCACGTTCTGCCCGGTGGGGTTGCCCTTGATCGCCGAGAAGAGGCCCGCCTTGAGGCCATCGTCACGGCACTGCAGCAGGGCGTCGTCGATGATCGACAGGGCCGCCAGGCCCGGGTCGGTGACCAGCAGCGGCGCGCTCATGCCCAGCTCGCGGCAGGCGGCCGGTAGATCACGGATGCGTCCGGCGCCGACGCGAATCGCGGTGGGGTAGTTCCAGTTCATCCGGTATTGATTCAGGTCCATGACGCGCCTCACAGCTGGGTCTTGAAGTGGAAAGATTTCGGCCGGGTGAGCTGCTCGTAGCCGATGCTCGACAGGGTGCAGCCGCGCCCGGAGTGCTTGACCCCGGTCCAGGCCAGTTCCGGGTCGAGGTAGTCGCAGCGATTGAGGAACACGGTGCCGGCCTCGACCCGCTCGGCCAGGGCCTGGGCGGCCTCGACGTCGCGGCTGAAGATGGCGGCGGTGAGGCCGAACTCGCTGTCGTTCATCAGCCCCACGGCCTCGTCGTCGTCCTTGACCTTCTGGATGCCGACTACCGGGCCGAAGGACTCCTCGGTCATCACCCGCATGCCGTGGTAGACACCGGTCAGAACCTGAGGCGCCAGATAGGCCGAGCCGGGCCGGTCGAGGGCGAAGCTCGCCGCGTCGATATGGGCTATGGCCCCCAGGGCGATGGCCTCGTTGACCTGGCGGCGGACGAAGTCCGCCGCCTCGGCACGCACCAGAGGGCCCAGGGTGGTCTCGGGATCATCGGAACGGCCCAGCTTGTACTGGCGCACCAGCGCCACCGCCCGCTCGACGAAGGCGTCGAACAGCGACTCGTGCACGTAGATGCGCTCGATGCCGCAGCAGGACTGCCCGGAATTGAAGAAGGCACCGTCGATGGCGGTTTCCACGGCGTGGTCAAGGTCGGCATCGGCGCGCACGTAGGCCGGGTCTTTGCCCCCCAGCTCCAGGCCGGTGCCGATGAAGCGCCCGGCGGCCGCCCGCTCGACCATGGCGCCCCCCGGCACCGAGCCGGTAAAGGCCACGTACTGCACCGCCGGCGCCTTGATCAGCTGCTCGGTATCGGCGTGGCTGAGGTGCAGGTACTGGAAGACACCGTCCGGCAGACCGGCCTCGGCGAAGGCCTCGACCATGCGCTCGGCGCACAGCGGAGTCTGCGCCGAATGCTTGAGCAGCACCGCGTTGCCGGCCAGCAGCGCCGGCATCACCGCGTTCACCGCGGTCAGGTAGGGGTAGTTCCAGGGTGCGATGATCAGGGCCACGCCCAGCGGTTCGCGGCGGATGAAGCGAGTGAAACCGGGCTTGTCCGGCAGGCGGATTTCGGCCAGGGCACTCTCGGCGATATCGGCCATGTGGCTGGCGCGCTCGACGAAGCCACGGATCTCGCCGGCGGTGTAGCGGATCGGCCGGCCCATCATCCAGCACAGTTCCTCGGCCAGCTGGGCTTCCTTGGCGGCGAAGGCGGCGATGGCCTTGCGGCCGATGGCGACCCGCTCGCTCAGCGGTGTGTTCTTCCACGCCCGTTGGGCCTGCGCGGCCCTGGCCAGGGCCGCGTCGATCTGTTCGGCCGTGGCCAGGTCACGCTCGACGTAGACCGAGCCGTCGATCGGCGATATGCACTGCAACTTGCTCATTGCGACACTCCAGACACAGGACAGGGGCGCAAGGCGACTGGCCCCCGCCCCTGGCAATCAGATGATTTCGAAGTAGCGATCGAGCTCCCAATCGCTGACATGCCGACGGTATTCACGTTCCTCCCATTCGCGGCTGGCGGCGAAATGTTCGACGAACGGATCGCCGAACAGCTCCCGCGCCGCGGTGGAAGCGCGCAGGCGCTGCGCCGCATCCCAGAGGGTGCGCGGCAGCGCCAGCTCCGGCGGATGTTTCTGCGCATAGGCGTTGCCCGACACCGGCTCGGTCGGCTGCCATTGCTGCATCACCCCGTACAGCCCCGAGCCGATGGCCACCGACAGGGCCAGGAAGGGGTTGCCGTCCGCGGCGCCCAGGCGATATTCCTGGCGCTGCGACTTGTCGCTGCCGGGGATCACGCGCAGCGCCGCGGTGCGATTCTCCACCCCCCAGGTGGCATCGGTGGGCGCCCAGAACCCCGGAATCAGCCGGCGGTAGCTGTTCAGGGTAGGCGCCACCATGCACAGGAATTCCGGCATCAGGCGCTGCTGGCCGGCGAGGAACTGACGCTGCACCTCGCTCATGTTGTGTGCTTGGCTGGGGTCGTGGAAGGCCGACTTGCCGCTGCTGCGATCGCGCAGGGAGACGTGGATATGCCCGCTCTGCCCCGGGTACTTGCCCGACCACTTGGCCATGAAGGTGGCCATCAGGCCATTGCGCTGAGCCAGCACCTTCATGAAGGTCTTGAACAGCGCGCCCTTGTCCGCCGCGGCCTCGGCATGGTCGTAGGCGATGGCCGCCTCGAGCACGCCGGGGCCGGTCTCGGTGTGCAGGCCCTCGATGGGGAAGTCCATCCGTTCGGCCAGTTCGAGGATCTCGTGGTACAGCTCGGCATGCACCGAACTGCGGATGGTCGAGTAGCCGAACCAGTCCGGGGTGAACGGCTTGAGGTTGCGAAAGCCCTTCTCCCGCGCCGACTCCGGGGTCTCGTCGAACATGAAGAACTCGTACTCCAGGGCGGCGAAGGGATCGAAGCCCATCTCCTGGCAACGTTTGATCACCCGCCGCAGGGTGCCGCGGGGACAGACCGCCTCGGCCTGCTGGTCGAACTCGCAGATGAACAGCAGCATGCCGTTCTCGAAGGGAATCTCCCGGCAGGTGTGCGGCAGCACCCGCACCGGCGCATCCGGGTAGCCGGTGTGCCAGCCGGTGTAGCTGGCGTTGTCATAGAGCTGGTCCTTGACGTCCCAGCCCAGGACCACGTCGCAGAAGGCGAAGCCTGAGTCCAGGGCCGAGAAAAACTTGCTGCGGCTGAGGTATTTGCCGCGCATGACCCCATCGTTGTCGAACACCCCGACCTTGATATGACTGAGCCCGCGCTCTTCGACGATGCGCTTGGCGTCCTCTATGGTCTTCACTTCTCGCGGTTTGAGCATGTGCACCCCCATCTTGTTGTTATGGCCCAGGTCTCCTGGCGCTGGCGCGCATCCGCCTCAGGCGGCGGCCTGCGCCGAAACGCAGGGCGCCCGTACCGGCGCAGCGTCATCCGGACACGGGCGCGCACGGCCGACCTCAGGAGCGGTAGGGTGGGCCGGCCTTGTCCATCAGGGCGTTGTACTTCTTGAAGATCTCCACCACCTTGGCGCTGCGCGGGCTGGCCTTGGCGATCTCGTCCCAGAACTTGTGCGCCTCGTCCTCCACGGTCTTCCACTCCGCATCGGGAATGGTGGTCAGCTGCAGCTTGCCGCCCTCCACCCGCAACTGCGCCTCGCCACCCCAGTACCAGTGCTGGCGGTAGTAGTGGGAGCTGTCCATGCACAGCTTGAACAGGGTCTTGAGGTGCTCGGGCACCTCGGCCCACTTCTCCGAATTGGCGAAATAGGAGCCGATCCAGGCGCCGGAAATGTTGTTGGTGAGGAAGTACTTGGTGACGTCGGCCCAGCCGACCGTGTAGTCCTCGGTGATGCCGGACCAGGTGATGCCGTCCAGTTCGCCGGTCTGCACCGCCACCTCGACATCCTCCCAGGGCAGGGTCACCGGGATCACGCCGAAGCGGGAGAGGAACTTGCCCGCCGTGGGGAAGGTGAAGATGCGCTTGCCCTTGAGGTCGGCCAGGCTGCGGATCGGCTCGACCGTGGCGAAATGGCAGGGGTCCCAGGCGCCGGCGCCGAGCCAGGTGACGCCCTCGACCTCGCCGTAGGCCTCCTCCCAGATCTGCCGCAGGCCGTACTTCTCGAACAGCACCGGCACGTCCAGGCTGTAGCGGGTGGCGAAGGGGAAGTAGCCGCCGAACACCGAGACATCCACCGGCGCGGCGATCGAGTCGTCATCGCTCTGCACCGCATCGATGGTGCCGCGCTGCATGGCGCGGAACAGCTCGCCGGTGGGCACCAGCTGGTCGGCGAAGTACAGCTGGATCTCCATCTCGCCATTGGCCGCCAGGTTGAAGGCGTCGATGGACGGCTTGATCACATGCTCGGCCAGGGCCGGGCCGGCGTAGGTCTGCAGGCGCCAGGTGATCTTCTTCGGCTCGTGGGCGTAGATGTGCGCCGAGCCCAGGGCCGATGCGCCGGTGGCGACCGCGGCGGTCTTGAGGAACTTGCGTCTCGTACTCATGCTGTTATCTCCAATAGTGTCGATCCAGATGTCATACAACCGCATAGCACCACTGCGACCCGGCAAGGTCGGTGCAGCGTGTTCAGGCAGGCTCTATCCCCTCGTGGCCGTCGGCGCCCGCTCCCGAGTCGGCAAAACGCCGGCCGGCCTTTCCTGAATGCCGTGGTTCATCGTGCGTAGTGCCATTGCGGCAGCCACAGCGCGATCTGTGGAAACATCATCACCAGCGCCAGGGCCAGCACCATGATCAGCACGAAGGGGGTGACCGAGACGTAGATGTCGCGCAGGGTCACCTCCGGCGGCGCCATGGCGCGCATGAGGAACAGGTTGTAGCCGAAGGGCGGGGTCATATAAGCGATCTGGCAGGTGATGGTGTAGAGCACGCCGTACCAGATCAGGTCGAAGCCCAGGGCGCCGACCAGGGGCACATAGAGCGGCGCGACGATCACCAGCATGGCGGTGTCGTCGAGGAACATGCCCATCAGGATGAAGGACAGCTGCATCATGATGAGGATCTGCCAGGGGCCCAGCTCCAGGCGGTCGACGAAGAAGGCCTCGATGGCATTGACCGCGCCGAGGCCGTCGAACACCGCGCCGAAGCACAGCGCGGCGAGGATGATCCACATGAACATGCAGCTGATGCCCAGGGTCTTGCGCAGGGTTTCCTCCATCACCTTGGCGGTCAGGCGCCGCTTGACCAGGGCGGTGAAGGTCGCGGCCGCGGCGCCCACTGCCGAGCTTTCCACCAGGCTGGTGACGCCCATCAGGAACAGCCCGGTCATGCAGAAGAAGATGAACAGCGGGGCGATGCCGGCCTTGAGCAGGCGCAGCTTCTCGCCCCAGCCGATCTGCTGGCGCTCCTCCTCGGCCAGGGCCGGCCCCAGGTGGGGCTGCAGGCGGCAGCGGATGACGATGTAGAGGATGAACAGCCCGGCCATCATCAGCCCCGGAAACACCCCGGCCAGCCACAGCTGGCCCACCGGCTGGCGAGCGATCATGCCGTACAGCACCAGCACCACGCTGGGCGGAATCAGGATGCCCAGGGAGCTGCCGGCCTGGATAACCCCGGTGACCATGATCTTGTCGTAGCCGCGGCGCAGCAGCTCCGGCAGGGCGATGCTGGCGCCGATGGCCATGCCCGCCACGCTCAGTCCGTTCATCGCCGAGATCGCCACCATCAGGCCGATGGTGCCGATCGCCAGGCCGCCGTGCAGCGGGCCCATCCAGACATGGAACATGCGGTAGAGGTCTTCGGCCAGGCCGGACTCCGACAACATGTAGCCCATGTAGACGAACATCGGCAGGGTCAGCAGCGGGTACCACTTCATCAGTTTCATCGCCGCGCTGAAGGCGATTTCCGAGCCGCCGTCGCCCCACAGCAGCAAGGCGGCACTGACCGCGACGAAGCCGATGGCGCCGAACACCCGCTTGCCGGTGAGCAGCAGCAACATCATC
The genomic region above belongs to Pseudomonas benzenivorans and contains:
- a CDS encoding glutamine synthetase family protein, coding for MLKPREVKTIEDAKRIVEERGLSHIKVGVFDNDGVMRGKYLSRSKFFSALDSGFAFCDVVLGWDVKDQLYDNASYTGWHTGYPDAPVRVLPHTCREIPFENGMLLFICEFDQQAEAVCPRGTLRRVIKRCQEMGFDPFAALEYEFFMFDETPESAREKGFRNLKPFTPDWFGYSTIRSSVHAELYHEILELAERMDFPIEGLHTETGPGVLEAAIAYDHAEAAADKGALFKTFMKVLAQRNGLMATFMAKWSGKYPGQSGHIHVSLRDRSSGKSAFHDPSQAHNMSEVQRQFLAGQQRLMPEFLCMVAPTLNSYRRLIPGFWAPTDATWGVENRTAALRVIPGSDKSQRQEYRLGAADGNPFLALSVAIGSGLYGVMQQWQPTEPVSGNAYAQKHPPELALPRTLWDAAQRLRASTAARELFGDPFVEHFAASREWEEREYRRHVSDWELDRYFEII
- the choX gene encoding choline ABC transporter substrate-binding protein, with translation MNNNFAPILLGTVLCVSAGNLMAQEASSCKTIRIADIGWVDNAANNSILEVLAEGLGYQPKKTMVSLPITLAAIQKKQMDVYLDYWSPSTDETVQPYRDKKSVKISEQPNMRGAKYTLAVPTYLYEKGLQDFADIPRFKEALNGKIHGIEAGSGGNKQLNRIIADNQFGLGDFKLIESSEAAMRTAVARAIKREEAIVFLAWSPHPMNLQFDMTYLSGGDDYFGPNYGAAEVYTITATDYDERCPNAAKLVANLTYTTDMEAALMDRIMAREEPVAVARDWIKSNPQWLDTWLADVTTLDGQNGLDAVKVHLGL
- a CDS encoding aldehyde dehydrogenase family protein; the encoded protein is MSKLQCISPIDGSVYVERDLATAEQIDAALARAAQAQRAWKNTPLSERVAIGRKAIAAFAAKEAQLAEELCWMMGRPIRYTAGEIRGFVERASHMADIAESALAEIRLPDKPGFTRFIRREPLGVALIIAPWNYPYLTAVNAVMPALLAGNAVLLKHSAQTPLCAERMVEAFAEAGLPDGVFQYLHLSHADTEQLIKAPAVQYVAFTGSVPGGAMVERAAAGRFIGTGLELGGKDPAYVRADADLDHAVETAIDGAFFNSGQSCCGIERIYVHESLFDAFVERAVALVRQYKLGRSDDPETTLGPLVRAEAADFVRRQVNEAIALGAIAHIDAASFALDRPGSAYLAPQVLTGVYHGMRVMTEESFGPVVGIQKVKDDDEAVGLMNDSEFGLTAAIFSRDVEAAQALAERVEAGTVFLNRCDYLDPELAWTGVKHSGRGCTLSSIGYEQLTRPKSFHFKTQL
- a CDS encoding TRAP transporter large permease, translating into MSYELIALLMFSSMMLLLLTGKRVFGAIGFVAVSAALLLWGDGGSEIAFSAAMKLMKWYPLLTLPMFVYMGYMLSESGLAEDLYRMFHVWMGPLHGGLAIGTIGLMVAISAMNGLSVAGMAIGASIALPELLRRGYDKIMVTGVIQAGSSLGILIPPSVVLVLYGMIARQPVGQLWLAGVFPGLMMAGLFILYIVIRCRLQPHLGPALAEEERQQIGWGEKLRLLKAGIAPLFIFFCMTGLFLMGVTSLVESSAVGAAAATFTALVKRRLTAKVMEETLRKTLGISCMFMWIILAALCFGAVFDGLGAVNAIEAFFVDRLELGPWQILIMMQLSFILMGMFLDDTAMLVIVAPLYVPLVGALGFDLIWYGVLYTITCQIAYMTPPFGYNLFLMRAMAPPEVTLRDIYVSVTPFVLIMVLALALVMMFPQIALWLPQWHYAR
- a CDS encoding iron-containing alcohol dehydrogenase, yielding MDLNQYRMNWNYPTAIRVGAGRIRDLPAACRELGMSAPLLVTDPGLAALSIIDDALLQCRDDGLKAGLFSAIKGNPTGQNVMDGVAAFKAGGHDGVIAFGGGSALDAGKAIALMVGQDRPLWDFEDIGDNYQRVKVAGMAPVVAVPTTAGTGSEVGRASVITDDSAHIKRIIFHARMLPALVILDPQLTIGLPAKITAATGMDALSHNLEAYCSPLFHPMAEGIALEGMRLVQHYLPRAVSHGADIEARLQMLVASSMGATAFQRGLGAMHALAHPLGALYDAHHGLLNAVLMPYVLQANQGSIGPQMYRLARYLGLAKQGFDGVLDWVLELRSELGIPHSLGEIGIDEARIEQVGKMAEVDPSAGTNPISFTASQYGQLFEKALHGKL
- the dctP gene encoding TRAP transporter substrate-binding protein DctP, producing the protein MSTRRKFLKTAAVATGASALGSAHIYAHEPKKITWRLQTYAGPALAEHVIKPSIDAFNLAANGEMEIQLYFADQLVPTGELFRAMQRGTIDAVQSDDDSIAAPVDVSVFGGYFPFATRYSLDVPVLFEKYGLRQIWEEAYGEVEGVTWLGAGAWDPCHFATVEPIRSLADLKGKRIFTFPTAGKFLSRFGVIPVTLPWEDVEVAVQTGELDGITWSGITEDYTVGWADVTKYFLTNNISGAWIGSYFANSEKWAEVPEHLKTLFKLCMDSSHYYRQHWYWGGEAQLRVEGGKLQLTTIPDAEWKTVEDEAHKFWDEIAKASPRSAKVVEIFKKYNALMDKAGPPYRS